From a single Actinomyces viscosus genomic region:
- a CDS encoding DUF2191 domain-containing protein: protein MRTTLEIDDQVLSLARERARREGVSLGRAVSDLALQGISHGSRTSKHGIPLFFPPDSRKAHVVTPELIEQYRDGDH, encoded by the coding sequence ATGAGGACCACACTTGAGATCGATGACCAGGTCCTGTCCCTGGCCCGCGAGCGCGCTCGCCGCGAAGGGGTTTCGCTCGGGCGCGCCGTCTCCGATCTCGCGCTGCAGGGGATCTCTCACGGGTCACGCACCAGCAAGCACGGGATCCCACTGTTCTTCCCGCCCGATAGCCGAAAGGCGCATGTGGTGACACCGGAGCTCATCGAACAGTACCGAGATGGCGACCACTGA
- a CDS encoding TetR/AcrR family transcriptional regulator, which produces MSPVSSRGSEARRAPGRPVDAALGPAIMLAVRDLLAENGYAALTTAAVARRAGVSTATLYRRWPTKRDLVLASARRMIETGAAGEAEPPDAAVADRFDTGSLRGDLEAFIAHKNQALSQATGRALLALLGELPRDPEFEELLHGELLTATRIHLEQIRDRAQARGESTSGLDSHAGAQLVLGAVLAGIAFSAGAGGKGPLSDVEQGLLLRALGGG; this is translated from the coding sequence ATGAGTCCAGTGAGTTCACGAGGCTCCGAGGCCCGGCGCGCTCCGGGGCGCCCGGTCGACGCCGCTCTGGGGCCGGCGATCATGCTGGCCGTGCGCGACCTCCTGGCGGAGAACGGTTACGCCGCGCTGACGACGGCGGCCGTGGCCCGGCGTGCGGGCGTGTCCACGGCCACTCTTTACCGTCGGTGGCCCACCAAGCGAGACCTCGTCCTGGCCTCGGCCAGACGAATGATCGAGACCGGTGCGGCCGGTGAGGCCGAGCCCCCCGATGCGGCCGTGGCCGACCGCTTCGACACCGGTTCCCTGCGTGGGGACCTGGAGGCCTTCATCGCCCACAAGAACCAGGCGCTGTCGCAGGCCACCGGCCGGGCTCTGCTGGCCCTCCTGGGCGAGCTGCCGCGGGACCCGGAGTTCGAGGAGCTGCTGCACGGAGAGCTTCTCACTGCCACGCGCATCCACCTGGAGCAGATTCGGGACCGGGCGCAGGCGCGCGGTGAGAGCACGTCCGGTCTGGACTCCCACGCCGGGGCCCAGCTGGTCCTGGGGGCGGTCCTCGCCGGGATCGCCTTCTCGGCCGGCGCTGGCGGGAAGGGACCGCTGTCCGACGTCGAGCAGGGCCTGCTGCTGCGGGCCCTCGGCGGTGGCTGA
- a CDS encoding DEAD/DEAH box helicase → MARDVRHDDWPVELTDDRIINRVGHRAFLRGLDYARKGRVRGVGVAAGGDIISAQIKGSGARTYQTMVFRSASSGPRRPAWTDSCSCPVGSSCKHVAALLITVRALAKEEPDGDAAVPRSTWEGQLAGLLQVERAPRRRMALEIVDDPGSMWGTPPGPSMLPLIEGKRGWNRQGASWSQVASGGLDDEVDPDVISVLRELAGMADGFGFYYADDRVSLVSAPARVWEVLRRGIAAGLTLTTAQRHGQPVYLAEGLRGGVHLIRDDDGGVVVTPALEIDNVEEINRLQVPGLELNLALMPLGDPVHGFYTWMPGRELLLMPIEPRPTEALSRVLRGEGDSIVIPAQDVGRFENEHLEALTRALPVLSADASIRMPRPTTPRAALAVHVDADEHHLTTEWMIRYVCEDGEVRHAHGVGDLAAAAEGRIEGELAGRDAEGETRLAREILNHLLPLAGQHPAVWRPLDLRGMDTARFMTQTLPVLREMEAFDVEVDDDVPAYREAADAPVITTSVDDDEDRPDWFSLSVRVHVGDEEIPISRLMAALAVGEREVLLESGTWVSIDRPEIEALARLMEEGRELADPEAHGTLRVSALHAGYYEVLESLGVIERATARWKERVGRLLERARAAEAAAEHADGSAAGTDDAGPGETAGEVAVPEGMRARLRPYQLEGYRWLDFLRQAGLGGVLADDMGLGKTVQVLAAVQRLVEERERAGHGAGAGVGNDVGSDGAGADDPGDVAEADAAGATGSADGADGADESEESRGGGEVSAADEPAGTGPVLVIAPTSVVGSWVEQAERFCPGLRVRAVTRTAAKREESLDQIAAGCDVVVTSYTIARLCEEEFIAQDWAWVVCDEAQFVKNHTSATYKAVRQLRAPSTIAITGTPLENSLMDLWALMSIAAPGLLPDPERFGQVYRKPIDRGDAEALGRLRRRMRPFLLRRTKEQVAADLPAKTEQVLSVELGAKHRKAYDQRLARERQRILGLLEEDTAQSRFIALKALTTLRQMALDPALVDGGDEAAAGDAEVAGQAVGGSGGSAKKPARGGKGAKGKTGAKGKASAALSGSGAGQRRPGRRPSPSAKVEVLLEHLGPIVSEGHRALIFSQFTRYLSGVREHLEAAGVRTAYMDGATSNRQEVIDAFRAGEADVFLISLKAGGFGLTLTEADYVFLLDPWWNPQAEEQAVDRTHRIGQDKPVLVYRLVSADTIEEKVMALKEKKAELFARVVEGASDVEAGVTGAEGAAGTDGAAGVRGTGGLSPAALTPAEIRELIEG, encoded by the coding sequence ATGGCGCGGGACGTACGGCATGACGACTGGCCGGTGGAGCTCACTGATGACCGGATCATCAACAGGGTCGGCCACCGGGCCTTCCTGCGCGGCCTGGACTACGCGCGCAAGGGCCGGGTCCGGGGCGTCGGCGTCGCCGCGGGCGGAGACATCATCAGCGCCCAGATCAAGGGCTCGGGCGCGCGCACCTACCAGACCATGGTCTTCCGCTCGGCCAGCAGCGGCCCTCGGCGCCCGGCCTGGACCGACAGCTGCTCGTGCCCGGTGGGCTCCAGCTGCAAGCACGTGGCCGCCCTCCTCATCACGGTGCGCGCCCTGGCCAAGGAGGAGCCCGACGGCGATGCTGCCGTCCCGCGTTCCACCTGGGAGGGCCAGCTCGCCGGCCTGCTGCAGGTGGAGCGTGCGCCGCGCCGTCGGATGGCCCTGGAGATCGTCGACGATCCCGGCAGCATGTGGGGCACCCCGCCCGGCCCGTCCATGCTGCCGCTCATCGAGGGCAAGCGCGGCTGGAACCGGCAGGGCGCCTCCTGGAGCCAGGTCGCCTCCGGGGGACTCGACGACGAGGTCGACCCCGACGTCATCAGCGTCCTGCGCGAGCTGGCCGGCATGGCCGACGGCTTCGGCTTCTACTACGCCGATGACCGAGTCTCCCTGGTGTCCGCCCCCGCCCGCGTCTGGGAGGTGCTGCGCCGCGGGATCGCGGCCGGCCTGACCCTCACCACCGCCCAGCGCCACGGCCAGCCCGTCTACCTCGCCGAGGGGCTGCGCGGCGGCGTCCACCTCATCCGGGACGACGACGGAGGCGTCGTCGTCACCCCCGCCTTGGAGATCGACAACGTCGAGGAGATCAACCGCCTGCAGGTTCCCGGGCTGGAGCTCAACCTGGCCCTCATGCCGCTGGGCGACCCCGTCCACGGCTTCTACACGTGGATGCCCGGGCGCGAGCTGCTGCTCATGCCGATCGAGCCCCGCCCCACCGAGGCCCTCTCACGGGTGCTGCGGGGCGAGGGCGACTCGATCGTCATCCCGGCCCAGGACGTCGGGCGCTTTGAGAACGAGCACCTTGAGGCCCTCACCCGCGCCCTGCCGGTCCTGTCCGCGGACGCCTCCATCCGCATGCCCCGGCCCACAACGCCGCGCGCCGCGCTCGCGGTCCACGTCGACGCCGACGAGCACCACCTGACCACCGAGTGGATGATCCGTTACGTCTGCGAGGACGGCGAGGTCCGCCACGCTCACGGCGTCGGGGACCTCGCCGCGGCCGCCGAGGGGCGCATCGAGGGCGAGCTCGCCGGCCGGGACGCCGAGGGGGAGACCCGGCTGGCCCGCGAGATCCTCAACCATCTGCTGCCCCTGGCTGGCCAGCACCCGGCCGTGTGGCGCCCCCTGGACCTGCGCGGCATGGACACGGCCCGCTTCATGACGCAGACGCTGCCGGTCCTGCGGGAGATGGAGGCCTTCGACGTCGAGGTCGACGACGATGTCCCCGCCTACCGCGAGGCCGCCGACGCCCCGGTCATCACCACCTCCGTGGACGACGACGAGGACCGCCCTGACTGGTTCTCCCTGTCCGTGCGCGTCCACGTGGGCGACGAGGAGATTCCCATCAGTCGGCTCATGGCGGCCCTGGCCGTCGGCGAGCGGGAGGTGCTCCTGGAGTCGGGCACGTGGGTGAGCATCGACCGGCCCGAGATCGAGGCCCTGGCCCGTCTCATGGAGGAGGGGCGCGAGCTGGCCGACCCCGAGGCCCACGGCACCCTACGGGTCAGCGCCCTGCACGCCGGCTACTACGAGGTCCTGGAGTCCCTCGGCGTCATCGAGCGGGCCACGGCCCGCTGGAAGGAGAGGGTCGGGCGGCTGCTGGAGCGGGCGCGCGCCGCCGAGGCCGCGGCCGAGCACGCTGATGGGTCGGCCGCCGGGACCGACGACGCCGGCCCCGGCGAGACGGCCGGTGAGGTGGCCGTGCCCGAGGGGATGCGGGCGAGGTTGCGCCCCTATCAGCTCGAGGGCTACCGCTGGCTGGACTTCCTGCGCCAGGCGGGGCTGGGCGGGGTCCTGGCCGACGACATGGGACTGGGCAAGACCGTCCAGGTGCTGGCCGCCGTCCAGCGGCTCGTCGAGGAGCGGGAGCGCGCCGGTCACGGGGCGGGGGCCGGCGTCGGGAACGACGTCGGCTCTGACGGGGCAGGGGCGGATGACCCCGGTGACGTTGCCGAGGCCGACGCTGCGGGCGCCACCGGCAGTGCTGATGGAGCCGACGGAGCCGACGAGTCCGAGGAGTCCCGCGGGGGCGGCGAGGTGTCCGCGGCCGACGAGCCGGCCGGGACGGGACCGGTGCTCGTCATCGCACCGACCTCCGTCGTCGGCTCCTGGGTGGAGCAGGCCGAGCGGTTCTGCCCGGGGCTACGGGTGCGGGCGGTCACGCGCACCGCCGCCAAGCGCGAGGAGTCCCTGGATCAGATCGCGGCGGGCTGCGACGTCGTCGTCACCTCCTACACGATCGCGCGCCTGTGCGAGGAGGAGTTCATCGCGCAGGACTGGGCCTGGGTGGTGTGCGACGAGGCCCAGTTCGTCAAGAACCACACCTCCGCCACCTACAAGGCCGTGCGGCAGCTGCGGGCGCCGTCGACCATCGCGATCACCGGCACACCACTGGAGAACTCGCTCATGGACCTGTGGGCGCTCATGAGCATCGCGGCGCCGGGGCTGCTGCCCGATCCTGAGCGCTTCGGACAGGTCTACCGCAAGCCGATCGACCGCGGGGACGCCGAGGCGCTGGGGCGGCTGCGGCGCCGGATGCGGCCCTTCCTGCTGCGGCGCACCAAGGAGCAGGTGGCCGCGGACCTGCCGGCCAAGACCGAGCAGGTGCTCAGCGTCGAGCTGGGCGCCAAGCACCGCAAGGCCTACGACCAGCGCCTGGCGCGCGAGCGCCAGAGGATCCTCGGGCTGCTGGAGGAGGACACGGCGCAGTCGCGCTTCATCGCGCTCAAGGCACTCACCACCCTGCGGCAGATGGCCCTCGACCCGGCGCTCGTCGACGGCGGGGACGAGGCTGCGGCCGGGGACGCCGAGGTTGCGGGCCAGGCGGTCGGTGGCAGCGGCGGCTCCGCGAAGAAACCGGCCCGCGGTGGGAAAGGCGCGAAGGGCAAAACGGGCGCGAAGGGCAAGGCGTCCGCCGCGCTCTCTGGGTCTGGTGCGGGGCAGCGCAGGCCCGGTCGGCGGCCGAGCCCGTCGGCCAAGGTCGAGGTGCTGCTGGAGCACCTGGGACCCATCGTCTCCGAGGGGCACCGGGCCCTCATCTTCTCCCAGTTCACGCGCTACCTCTCGGGCGTGCGCGAGCACCTGGAGGCCGCCGGGGTGCGGACCGCCTACATGGATGGCGCCACCTCCAACCGCCAGGAGGTCATCGACGCCTTCCGGGCCGGCGAGGCCGACGTCTTCCTCATCTCGCTCAAGGCCGGCGGTTTCGGGCTCACGCTCACCGAGGCCGACTACGTGTTCCTGCTGGACCCGTGGTGGAACCCGCAGGCCGAGGAGCAGGCCGTCGACCGCACCCACCGGATCGGCCAGGACAAGCCGGTCCTGGTCTA
- a CDS encoding cation:proton antiporter, with the protein MALTGLAEVFTSLLLIVAVAFMAPLVSWTVPKRLVPEVVLLILGGMVIGPHGLALAGEGPSIELLRELGVAFLFLMAGYEIDVNELRGAGGRHAAIAWMLSLGLAFGAVTAIGVTGGALSANGIAIAIAMTSTAIGTILPILRDRGLLPTAVGAAILNHGAVGEVGPILLMALLLGSRSTWVSLAILAAFLIITLLIVRFTSRVKRVGRRLVEAIHLGASTTAQTTIRATVLLLVGLCAIATVFDLDVILGAFAAGFVLRHVLPEGDAQFEEKLDGLAYGFFVPIFFVTSGMGIDMSLSAGDVVNLLAFFVLLVLVRGVPVWLASRVERRRDGSRAYSMRQSLQIAVYSTTALPIIVAVTQVAVSAEAMSTSFASTLVLAGVLSVLVLPAAGLALGHRSDHVPANEVMRVVQGPAAPDGRTPEEATVPAGEHVSEPRRPASPPSGIRLPAGERTPAGGVRRPAQPDLVGLPDLRERAAPAAARLADLGLHARGLSVEESHRLAARLAQIEQDHALWRERWHHLRRRGGTSRAARRRRPRGE; encoded by the coding sequence ATGGCTCTGACTGGTCTGGCCGAGGTCTTCACCTCCCTGCTGCTCATCGTGGCGGTGGCCTTCATGGCGCCGCTGGTCTCCTGGACCGTCCCCAAGCGGCTCGTGCCCGAGGTTGTCCTCCTCATCCTCGGCGGGATGGTTATCGGCCCCCACGGGCTGGCACTGGCCGGGGAGGGGCCCTCCATCGAGCTGCTGCGCGAGCTCGGCGTCGCCTTCCTCTTCCTCATGGCCGGCTACGAGATCGACGTCAACGAGCTGCGCGGCGCCGGCGGGCGCCACGCCGCCATCGCCTGGATGCTCTCGCTGGGGCTGGCCTTCGGGGCCGTGACGGCTATCGGGGTGACCGGCGGCGCGCTGTCCGCTAACGGGATCGCCATCGCCATCGCGATGACCTCGACGGCGATCGGCACGATCCTGCCGATCCTGCGTGACCGCGGCCTGCTGCCCACCGCGGTGGGAGCCGCGATCCTCAACCACGGCGCCGTCGGCGAGGTGGGCCCGATCCTGCTCATGGCGCTGCTGCTGGGCTCGCGCTCGACCTGGGTGAGCCTGGCGATCCTGGCCGCCTTCCTCATCATCACCCTGCTCATCGTCCGCTTCACCAGTCGCGTCAAGCGCGTGGGGCGCCGCCTGGTCGAGGCCATCCACCTGGGTGCCTCGACGACGGCGCAGACCACCATCCGCGCCACCGTCCTGCTCCTGGTGGGGCTGTGCGCGATCGCCACCGTCTTCGACCTCGACGTCATCCTGGGGGCCTTCGCGGCCGGATTCGTCCTGCGCCACGTCCTGCCCGAGGGTGACGCCCAGTTCGAGGAGAAGCTCGACGGCCTCGCCTACGGGTTCTTCGTCCCGATCTTCTTCGTCACCTCCGGCATGGGCATCGACATGAGCCTGAGCGCCGGGGACGTGGTCAACCTGCTGGCCTTCTTCGTGCTGCTGGTGCTCGTGCGGGGAGTGCCGGTGTGGCTGGCCTCCCGCGTGGAGCGGCGCCGGGACGGCTCGCGCGCCTACTCGATGCGCCAGAGCCTCCAGATCGCGGTCTACTCGACGACGGCGCTGCCCATCATCGTGGCCGTCACCCAGGTGGCGGTCAGTGCCGAGGCCATGTCGACCTCCTTCGCCTCCACACTCGTGCTGGCCGGGGTGCTCTCGGTGCTCGTCCTACCGGCGGCGGGGCTGGCGCTGGGGCACAGGAGCGACCATGTTCCGGCCAACGAGGTGATGCGCGTGGTTCAGGGACCCGCCGCACCCGACGGGCGCACCCCCGAGGAGGCCACCGTCCCGGCCGGCGAGCACGTCTCGGAGCCGCGGCGGCCGGCGTCGCCGCCCAGCGGCATCAGGCTGCCGGCGGGCGAGCGTACCCCGGCGGGAGGGGTGAGGCGGCCGGCGCAGCCCGACCTGGTGGGCCTGCCCGACCTGCGCGAGCGGGCAGCCCCCGCCGCCGCGCGCCTGGCCGACCTGGGACTGCACGCCCGAGGGCTGTCGGTGGAGGAGTCGCACCGCCTGGCCGCCCGCCTGGCCCAGATCGAGCAGGACCACGCCCTGTGGCGCGAGCGCTGGCACCACCTGCGTCGGCGCGGCGGCACGTCCCGGGCCGCCCGACGCCGCCGGCCCCGCGGCGAGTGA
- a CDS encoding GOLPH3/VPS74 family protein, with the protein MLICEELFLLLTKDSGKPESRMTYPSYGLTGALLTDLLLAGRISLTEERSPRVYIINSGPTGHPVLDWALTVLPAKDGKRFSSLVSWGKLDPTRHIAASLEAAGVVRIHTGGLFGSFSPTYPTLDPVPERQVRERIDGALRGVQPPTGSDVALLSILQALHVAPVVLPQQETGLSRGELKRRIKEIAGASPVGRAVQRAVDATTSAIIAATSTAAVSTS; encoded by the coding sequence ATGCTGATCTGCGAAGAACTCTTCCTCCTGCTGACCAAGGACTCCGGAAAGCCCGAGAGCCGCATGACCTACCCGAGCTACGGGCTCACCGGCGCGCTGCTGACCGACCTGCTGCTGGCCGGCCGCATCTCCCTGACCGAGGAGCGCAGCCCCCGCGTCTACATCATCAACTCCGGCCCCACCGGGCACCCCGTGCTGGACTGGGCGCTGACGGTCCTGCCCGCCAAGGACGGCAAGCGCTTCTCCTCCCTGGTCTCGTGGGGCAAGCTCGACCCCACCCGCCACATCGCCGCCTCCCTGGAGGCCGCCGGGGTCGTGCGCATCCACACCGGCGGGCTGTTCGGCTCGTTCAGCCCGACCTACCCCACGCTGGACCCGGTTCCCGAGCGGCAGGTGCGCGAGCGCATCGACGGCGCCCTGCGCGGGGTGCAGCCGCCCACCGGGTCCGACGTCGCCCTGCTGTCGATCCTCCAGGCGCTGCACGTCGCGCCGGTCGTCCTGCCGCAGCAGGAGACCGGGCTCAGCCGCGGCGAGCTCAAGCGCAGGATCAAGGAGATCGCGGGGGCGAGCCCCGTGGGGCGCGCGGTGCAGCGGGCCGTGGACGCCACGACGTCGGCCATCATCGCGGCCACGAGCACAGCGGCGGTGTCCACCAGCTGA
- a CDS encoding TA system VapC family ribonuclease toxin: MATTDRLRLLDVNVLVALSLPNHAHHEVVTSWFDDVGRWATCPVTQAAYLRLLMNPRVTGFEIAVLEVTSALGELTSLDDHVFLVDDAPLAAPSISFSGLKGPKQVTDLHLVDLAARHDAVLATMDGRMVQALEPQDRRYVELIPM, encoded by the coding sequence ATGGCGACCACTGATCGCCTGCGCCTGCTCGATGTCAACGTTCTGGTGGCGTTGTCCTTACCGAACCACGCTCATCATGAGGTCGTGACCAGCTGGTTCGATGACGTAGGCCGATGGGCAACGTGCCCCGTCACTCAAGCAGCCTACCTGCGCCTACTCATGAATCCTCGAGTCACCGGATTCGAGATCGCGGTCCTTGAGGTGACCTCCGCACTCGGTGAGCTGACATCGCTTGATGACCACGTGTTCCTCGTCGACGACGCCCCACTCGCCGCACCCTCCATCAGCTTTTCGGGACTGAAAGGCCCCAAGCAGGTGACCGACTTGCACCTGGTGGATCTCGCTGCCCGTCACGATGCTGTTCTGGCCACTATGGACGGGCGCATGGTCCAGGCGCTCGAGCCACAGGACCGTCGGTACGTCGAACTCATTCCTATGTAG
- a CDS encoding NAD-dependent epimerase/dehydratase family protein produces the protein MSSSAAKATENPTGSPTNGFDSTIDLSGIPIDTSSPVMVTGATGYLGSWVTKGLLDAGLTVHAAVRDPQAGAKVAHLHRMAEQAPGTLHLFAGDLLQPGSYDEAMKGSAVVIHTASPILHSTNNPQQELIEPALEGTRNVLAGVERTPSVTRVVLTSSIVAMLGDAADLEGYPGRILTETCWNTTSSVDHQPYPYSKTLAEKEAWRLAADQERWDLVTINPAMIVGPALGSTPTSESFNTVRMMIDGTARLGAPLHAWESASSTCVRWPRRISLPPSCPRPTAATSPPPRTPIYWRWPAPCCHASGGCSRCRGAPCLGR, from the coding sequence ATGAGTTCCTCCGCAGCAAAAGCCACTGAGAACCCCACCGGCAGCCCCACCAACGGCTTCGACTCCACCATCGACCTGAGCGGCATCCCGATCGACACGAGCAGCCCTGTCATGGTCACCGGCGCGACCGGCTACCTGGGCAGCTGGGTCACCAAGGGGCTGCTCGACGCCGGCCTCACCGTCCACGCCGCCGTCCGTGACCCGCAGGCAGGAGCCAAGGTCGCCCACCTGCACCGCATGGCCGAGCAGGCCCCGGGCACCCTGCACCTCTTCGCCGGCGACCTGCTCCAGCCCGGCTCCTACGACGAGGCCATGAAGGGCAGCGCGGTGGTCATCCACACGGCCTCACCCATCCTCCACTCGACGAACAACCCACAGCAGGAGCTCATCGAGCCGGCCCTGGAGGGAACCCGCAACGTGCTGGCCGGCGTGGAGCGCACGCCGTCGGTCACGCGTGTGGTCCTCACCAGCTCGATCGTGGCGATGCTGGGCGACGCCGCCGACCTTGAGGGCTACCCCGGTCGCATCCTGACCGAGACCTGCTGGAACACGACCTCCTCCGTGGACCACCAGCCCTACCCCTACTCCAAGACGCTCGCGGAGAAGGAGGCGTGGCGGCTTGCCGCCGATCAGGAGCGGTGGGACCTGGTGACCATCAACCCGGCCATGATCGTCGGACCGGCGCTGGGAAGCACGCCGACCAGCGAGAGCTTCAATACCGTGCGGATGATGATCGACGGCACCGCCCGCCTCGGGGCTCCGCTCCACGCCTGGGAATCAGCGTCGTCGACGTGCGTGAGGTGGCCCAGGCGCATATCGCTGCCGCCTTCCTGCCCGAGGCCCACGGCCGCTACATCGCCTCCGCCCAGGACACCGATCTACTGGCGCTGGCCGGCACCCTGCTGCCACGCTTCGGGCGGATGCTCCCGTTGCCGCGGCGCGCCCTGCCTCGGCCGGTGA